A window of Hippoglossus stenolepis isolate QCI-W04-F060 chromosome 18, HSTE1.2, whole genome shotgun sequence contains these coding sequences:
- the egfl7 gene encoding epidermal growth factor-like protein 7 → MYQTLLLSSSLFILHVMGTPQFFAHHGRRVCGRDLRHTVVMATESYIEPVHKPYITVCQGHRLCSTYKTVYSVAYRQVSRLTSPSHLYPECCPGWRRLHSHNCNQAVCGQTCVNGGTCLRPNQCACPLGWTGHQCQSDVDECSERRPCDQECVNTAGSYRCTCRDGFRLDGDGRSCQSLPPPPPPPATPSSPTQATVGGHTDTGGSFSQVENVTEEVQSLRERVELLEKKLQLVLAPITSFFPLSLDEGVSEKTTLLSHSFQQLDRIDSLSEQIGFLEERLGTCSCQEN, encoded by the exons ATGTACCAAACgctgcttctctcctcctccctcttcatcctccatgTGATGGGCACTCCACAGTTCTTCGCTCACCACGG gaggagggtgtgtggtCGAGACCTCCGTCACACTGTTGTCATGGCGACGGAGTCCTACATTGAACCGGTGCACAAGCCCTACATCACCGTGTGTCAGGGGCATCGCCTCTGCAGCACTTACAA GACTGTGTACTCGGTGGCGTACCGGCAGGTGAGCAGGCTGACGTCACCTTCCCATCTCTACCCAGAGTGTTGCCCGGGTTGGAGGAGGCTTCACTCTCACAACTGCAACCAAG CCGTGTGTGGACAAACCTGCGTGAACGGAGGAACTTGCTTAAGACCCAACCAGTGCGCCTGTCCGCTGGGCTGGACAGGGCACCAGTGCCAGtcag ATGTGGACGAGTGCAGCGAGCGGAGGCCGTGCGACCAGGAGTGCGTGAACACAGCTGGCAGCTATCGGTGCACGTGCAGGGACGGCTTCAGGCTCGACGGAGACGGCCGCTCTTGTCAAAGccttcctcctccgcctcctcctcctgcaacGCCTTCCTCTCCCACCCAGGCAACAGTGGGTGGCCACACCGACACGG GTGGAAGTTTCAGCCAGGTGGAGAACGTGACGGAGGAGGTACAGAGCCTGAGGGAAAGAGTGGAGCTCCTGGAAAAG AAGTTGCAGTTGGTCCTGGCCCCCATCACGAGCTTCTTCCCACTATCGCTGGACGAGGGTGTGTCCGAGAAGACTACCTTGCTGTCCCACTCCTTCCAGCAATTAGACCGCATCGACTCCCTCAGCGAGCAGATTGGCTTCCTGGAGGAGCGCCTTGGCACAT GTTCTTGCCAGGAGAATTAA